The following coding sequences are from one Diachasmimorpha longicaudata isolate KC_UGA_2023 chromosome 6, iyDiaLong2, whole genome shotgun sequence window:
- the LOC135163537 gene encoding cilia- and flagella-associated protein 300-like — translation MEAETKYTFVHVPEKNYPALNDKNIIQLLQKWGLNLMIQNFVFNEPFYQYQKYLLAEAFFKDNTVSKSLKIWDGKYSFSEEGIVADAVEINPIPCTVLSMSFFEKLQDPENNIVCNSGNIRQKYEEQIDGIFVADNLRKMLLDEESDEYRLFSKNERTEFIFKIFQMLILGGEYCQYDDQLEPYLDCTKKIYKDLVRVHKLEDTNTLTISTIVLEVIAKKDEPYFPRNPTQKQNIGFLLIDRNTREITTVLHQFGT, via the exons ATGGAGGCAGAGACGAAGTACACCTTTGTGCACGTTCCCGAGAAGAATTATCCAGCGCTgaacgataaaaatattatacaACTACTTCAGAAGTG GGGACTGAACTTGATGATTCAAAATTTCGTTTTTAATGAGCCCTTCTATCAGTACCAGAAATATCTGTTAGCGGAG GCGTTTTTCAAAGACAATACCGTGTCAAAGTCTTTGAAGATCTGGGATGGAAAGTATTCGTTCTCAGAGGAAGGAATTGTCGCAGATGCAGTCGAAATCAATCCGATCCCCTGCACGGTTTTATCGATGAGTTTCTTCGAAAAATTGCAAGATcctgaaaataatattgtctGCAACTCAGGAAACATTCgacaaaaatatgaagaacaGATTGATGGGATTTTTGTGGCTGACAATTTGCGGAAG ATGTTATTGGACGAAGAGTCCGATGAGTATCGCCTCTTCTCCAAAAATGAAAGGACAGAGTTTAtctttaaaattttccaaatgttgATTCTTGGGGGAGAGTATTGCCAATACGACGATCAATTGGAACCTTATCTGGActgtacgaaaaaaatttataaagatCTCGTAAG AGTTCATAAATTAGAGGACACAAATACTTTAACAATTTCTACTATAGTACTGGAAGTAATAGCAAAAAAAGATGAGCCATACTTCCCAAGGAACCCAACTCAGAAGCAGAACATTGggtttttattgattgatcGCAACACTCGTGAAATAACGACAGTTCTTCATCAATTTGGCACATAA